The Primulina eburnea isolate SZY01 chromosome 6, ASM2296580v1, whole genome shotgun sequence genome contains a region encoding:
- the LOC140834714 gene encoding GPI-anchored protein LLG1-like, with protein MGSCQLNCCLVLVLCLSLFTAFSTSTFISDGIFGSQILSERRLLQAKKPCPVNFEFQNYTIITSRCKGPQYPPNLCCSALKDFSCPFVDDLNDLSNDCASTMFSYINLYGKYPPGLFASECREGKLGLECPAVSPSAALSDKSGNSSGSGRMSELLPMPILVAASLVLSMQLI; from the exons ATGGGTTCGTGTCAGTTGAATTGTTGTTTGGTTTTAGTTCTATGTTTGTCCCTTTTCACCGCCTTCTCAACTTCTACCTTCATTTCAG ATGGTATATTTGGATCCCAAATTTTGAGTGAGAGGAGGCTTCTTCAGGCAAAGAAAC CTTGCCCTGTGAACTTCGAGTTCCAGAACTACACCATCATCACCAGCAGGTGCAAGGGACCTCAATACCCACCCAACCTATGCTGTTCAGCATTAAAAGACTTTTCCTGTCCATTTGTGGATGATTTGAATGACTTATCGAATGACTGTGCTTCTACCATGTTCAGCTATATCAATCTTTACGGAAAGTACCCACCGGGTCTATTTGCCAGTGAGTGCCGAGAAGGGAAGCTGGGCCTTGAATGCCCTGCAGTATCACCATCAGCTGCACTGTCAGATAAATCTGGTAATTCAAGCGGCAGTGGGAGGATGTCTGAACTTTTGCCGATGCCGATTCTTGTAGCTGCTTCCCTTGTGTTGTCAATGCAGCTCATTTAA
- the LOC140834715 gene encoding photosystem I reaction center subunit V, chloroplastic-like, translating to MASTLFSTPTFQGLRTLNKPTDFKPTSSASSFYRPLTTKKRCSSLAVKAELNPSIVISLSTGLSLFLGRFVFFSFQRENVAKQVPEQNGISHFEAGDERAKEYVSLLKSNDPVGFNIVDVLAWGSLGHIVAYYILATSSNGYDPSFF from the coding sequence ATGGCCTCCACACTCTTCTCAACTCCAACCTTCCAAGGTCTAAGAACCCTCAACAAGCCCACAGACTTCAAGCCCACCTCCTCCGCCTCCTCCTTCTACCGCCCTCTCACCACCAAGAAACGCTGCAGTAGCCTTGCCGTCAAGGCGGAGCTCAATCCATCTATAGTCATCAGCTTGAGCACCGGCCTCTCTCTTTTCTTGGGCAGGTTCGTGTTCTTCTCCTTCCAGAGGGAAAACGTGGCCAAACAGGTGCCGGAGCAGAACGGGATCTCCCACTTCGAGGCCGGCGATGAACGTGCCAAGGAATACGTCAGCCTTCTCAAATCCAACGACCCTGTCGGATTCAACATCGTTGATGTTCTTGCGTGGGGTTCTCTTGGACACATTGTGGCTTACTACATCCTTGCCACTTCTTCCAATGGATATGATCCCAGTTTCTTCTAG
- the LOC140834718 gene encoding high mobility group B protein 10-like, with protein sequence MHIFTSCTKMPNDPPRTKYTSYPKPEAEYQEILHNPDFFLQKLKAFHVFYGTKFRVPTIGGNHLDLHQLFVEVTSRGGIEKVLRDRRWKEVIGAFKFPSSITSASFVLRKYYLSLLYHFEQVYYFRKEEPSITEAVSSNGSGSPLPYGVDGAAFDQFSASPELEDGMLVNGTIDGKFDDGYLVSVHLGPEELKGVLYHTHVAPTMSLSVSSSVHSSHHSRKKHNHQVRGPGQPKRNRSGYTFFFEEQYHRLQPLYQGQERGISKKIGQLWSRLSETEKQVYQDMGRRDKERYRAEMSDYKSSHHLQFPQ encoded by the exons ATGCATATTTTTACCTCTTGTACTAAAATGCCAAACGACCCGCCTCGTACAAAGTACACTTCTTACCCCAAGCCAGAAGCAGAGTATCAAGAAATCCTTCATAACCCAGATTTTTTCTTGCAAAAGCTCAAGGCTTTTCACGTTTTTTATGGTACCAAATTCAG GGTCCCGACAATAGGAGGAAATCATTTAGATTTACATCAGCTTTTTGTGGAGGTAACCTCTCGAGGTGGCATTGAAAAG GTGTTGAGAGATCGTAGATGGAAGGAAGTAATTGGAGCCTTCAAGTTCCCATCTTCTATTACTAGTGCATCGTTTgtgttaagaaaatattatcTGTCGCTGCTCTATCATTTTGAGCAAGTTTATTACTTCCGAaaagaagaaccatccatcaCAGAAGCTG TGAGCTCAAATGGAAGTGGATCACCATTGCCATATGGTGTTGATGGTGCTGCCTTTGATCAATTTTCGG CAAGTCCTGAACTGGAGGATGGCATGTTAGTCAATGGAACAATTGATGGGAAATTTGACGACGGATATTTAGTTTCAGTTCATTTGGGACCTGAGGAATTGAAAGGTGTCCTTTACCACACCCATGTGGCACCTACCATGTCCCTGAGTGTTAGCTCTTCTGTTCACTCGTCTCACCATTCACGGAAAAAGCATAATCACCAAGTAAGGGGTCCAGGTCAGCCTAAGCGAAATAGAAGTGGCTATACCTTCTTTTTCGAGGAGCAGTATCATCGACTTCAACCACTATACCAAGGACAAGAAAGAGGCATCAGCAAAAAAATTGGTCAGTTATGGAGCAGACTTTCCGAGACTGAAAAACAG GTATATCAGGACATGGGACGGAGAGACAAGGAAAGATACCGAGCTGAAATGTCGGATTACAAATCATCCCACCATCTTCAATTTCCTCAATAG
- the LOC140835511 gene encoding uncharacterized protein, with protein MHTRSHSSRDATREGRPPQPPPQQEMLITREALEALVKETATRAAAEAVAQALAHRQHTDTGETTPGEDSSSRDPGGTLRNKDKTRREAESDGRTHRPHTHRESATLPTYAQGSRTLSGQDSHLAILPARRSPFTTAILAESLPAGMKIPNLSEFDGTGDPQEHLDRFYAKADLYDISDAAYCKIFRTTLAGRALAWFNKLPSGTIDSLENLTQRFLHQFSINKKYPKTAAYLFTVIQKDGEGLREYVQRFTQAVHEVPHVNHDLLAGIVQQNLRHRKFKESIAGKPPNSLEELLERAEKYIRIEEAIEPRYLGKRRREEERPERREEKRTAQSPRLQYTPLKARLSEILVVAEQQGLLQPPRPMKENPKRQRSDKYCRFHKDKGHSTEDCFSLRAEIEKLIKRGYLSDYVDRRRGQQRDNRRRDDSHPRGQRHEQGEMSEKAKHRDENLPTGGIISVITGGPACGDSNRARKSLARAARADHTSSRVAALQPVNEVSMTDVDVTFGGEDLESPRGEHNDALIISATISNFWVKKILVDSGSSADIIFHDAFQKLGLSNVQLAQVKTPLVGFTGEVVEAMGEVILPISLGSYPRRSTKMVKFLVVKAPSAYNVILGRPSLNLFRAVASTYHMKLKFPTSDGAGEAVGDSRLARECHASILQDAVETRRRQGPGIDSIKGKKQKLEQDSSDNGVHLVEGESEDRERMTAAEALKRIEIVPGDPKRTLKIGSDLSEEVESVLVAFLQRNTDAFAWGDGPLPGISPEYALHHLNVNPQMKPIKQKKRSFGPEKNKHIAEEVEKLIRANYIRPVSYPEWLANVVLVPKNGGKWRLCIDFTDLNKACPKDLFPLPRIDLLVDSTAGCELLSFLDAHQGYNQIRLAPEDQEKASFITDRGIYCYEVMPFGLKNAGATYQRLVNKMFANMIGRNMEVYIDDMLVKSVQAVKHVDDLEECFGVLRKYQMKLNPEKCSFGVRGGKFLGFMVSQRGIEANPEKIKAILSMSPPRKF; from the exons ATGCACACTCGTTCGCACTCTTCTCGCGATGCTACTAGGGAGGGACGCCCACCTCAGCCTCCTCCGCAGCAAGAAATGCTCATCACCCGCGAAGCATTGGAGGCCTTGGTTAAAGAAACAGCCACTCGCGCCGCGGCCGAAGCAGTTGCCCAGGCGCTAGCGCACCGCCAACATACTGATACCGGTGAAACAACTCCTGGAGAAGATTCATCTTCTCGTGACCCTGGCGGTACATTAAGGAACAAGGATAAGACGCGCAGAGAAGCTGAATCAGATGGTCGAACGCATCGTCCCCACACGCATAGAGAAAGTGCCACACTCCCTACTTACGCACAGGGATCACGCACTTTGAGTGGACAAGATAGCCACCTGGCCATTTTACCTGCTCGGCGCAGCCCTTTTACCACCGCCATATTGGCTGAGTCATTGCCAGCAGGAATGAAAATCCCCAACTTGTCAGAGTTTGATGGAACAGGCGACCCGCAAGAGCATCTCGATAGATTTTATGCGAAAGCTGACCTCTACGATATCAGTGATGCCGCTTACTGCAAAATCTTCCGAACTACGCTAGCTGGCCGAGCGCTTGCTTGGTTCAACAAGCTTCCCTCAGGGACCATAGATAGTTTGGAGAACCTGACTCAGCGTTTCCTCCACCAATTCTCTATCAACAAGAAGTATCCAAAAACTGCAGCTTACTTGTTTACTGTAATTCAGAAAGACGGTGAGGGCCTGAGAGAGTATGTACAGCGATTTACGCAGGCTGTGCATGAAGTTCCCCATGTTAACCATGACCTGTTAGCCGGAATAGTACAGCAGAACCTCCGTCACAGGAAATTCAAGGAATCGATAGCTGGAAAACCCCCTAATTCATTGGAGGAGTTGTTGGAAAGAGCTGAGAAATATATACGAATAGAGGAGGCTATCGAACCGCGGTACTTGGGGAAAAGAAGAAGGGAAGAAGAGAGACCGGAAAGGAGAGAGGAGAAGCGGACAGCTCAAAGCCCACGGCTCCAGTATACTCCTTTGAAGGCACGTCTGTCAGAGATACTGGTAGTGGCAGAGCAACAGGGTTTGTTGCAACCCCCGCGTCCAATGAAGGAAAATCCTAAGCGTCAGAGATCTGACAAGTATTGTCGTTTCCACAAAGATAAAGGCCATTCTACCGAGGATTGTTTCAGCCTTCGGGCCGAGATAGAAAAGTTGATCAAGCGAGGATATTTAAGTGACTACGTGGATAGGCGTCGCGGTCAGCAGCGAGACAATAGGCGTCGTGACGACAGTCATCCACGTGGGCAGAGACATGAGCAAGGAGAGATGAGCGAGAAAGCTAAGCATAGAGATGAGAACCTGCCCACTGGGGGCATCATATCTGTTATAACTGGAGGGCCCGCTTGTGGAGATTCAAACCGTGCGAGAAAAAGTCTCGCGCGCGCCGCACGTGCAGATCACACTTCCTCGCGCGTAGCCGCACTTCAGCCGGTAAACGAGGTATCGATGACAGATGTTGACGTGACTTTTGGGGGTGAAGATTTGGAATCCCCTCGGGGAGAACACAACGATGCCTTAATAATTTCTGCTACGATTTCCAATTTTTGGGTAAAGAAAATATTGGTAGACTCAGGAAGCTCGGCAGACATCATTTTTCATGATGCATTCCAGAAGCTGGGTCTAAGCAATGTTCAACTAGCGCAAGTGAAAACACCTCTCGTCGGTTTTACGGGAGAAGTGGTTGAAGCAATGGGAGAAGTTATTTTACCCATTTCATTAGGATCTTATCCAAGGCGGAGCACGAAAATGGTAAAGTTTCTAGTGGTGAAAGCTCCCTCGGCCTACAACGTAATACTAGGCCGTCCAAGCCTAAACTTGTTTCGCGCCGTCGCATCCACTTATCACATGAAATTGAAGTTCCCGACTTCTGACGGAGCAGGAGAAGCGGTGGGAGATAGCAGGCTTGCTAGAGAATGTCATGCTTCTATTTTGCAAGACGCGGTGGAGACTCGGAGGAGGCAAGGCCCCGGGATAGATTCCATAAAAGGGAAGAAGCAAAAGCTTGAGCAAGACTCAAGCGACAATGGAGTGCACCTCGTAGAGGGAGAGTCAGAGGATAGAGAAAGAATGACCGCAGCAGAGGCTCTCAAGCGCATTGAAATAGTACCAGGTGACCCGAAAAGAACCCTCAAGATCGGATCCGATCTGTCAGAAGAGGTGGAGAGCGTTTTAGTAGCTTTTTTGCAACGCAACACTGATGCATTCGCCTGGGGTGACGGGCCATTACCTGGGATATCCCCTGAGTACGCGCTCCATCATCTTAATGTGAATCCACAGATGAAACCAATTAAGCAAAAAAAGAGGTCTTTTGGCCCGGAAAAAAACAAACATATAGCCGAAGAAGTTGAAAAACTCATAAGAGCCAACTACATCAGACCCGTGTCATACCCGGAGTGGTTGGCAAATGTTGTTCTAGTCCCAAAAAACGGTGGAAAATGGCGTCTTTGCATAGATTTCACTGATTTAAACAAGGCTTGCCCCAAAGATCTTTTCCCATTACCTCGAATCGATTTATTGGTTGACTCGACTGCCGGATGCGAACTGCTCAGTTTTCTCGATGCCCACCAAGGGTACAATCAGATAAGATTGGCAcccgaagatcaagaaaaagcAAGTTTCATCACCGATCGAGGGATCTATTGCTATGAGGTGATGCCCTTTGGACTTAAGAACGCTGGAGCAACATATCAACGATTGGTGAACAAGATGTTCGCGAACATGATTGGGAGGAACATGGAAGTATATATAGACGACATGCTTGTGAAAAGTGTTCAGGCAGTCAAGCATGTGGATGACCTCGAAGAATGTTTTGGCGTGTTGCGAAAGTATCAAATGAAGCTGAATCCGGAAAAATGTTCTTTCGGTGTGCGGGGTGGCAAGTTCCTTGGATTCATGGTCTCACAAAGAGGAATAGAAGCAAACCCCGAGAAGATAAAGGCGATCTTAAGCATGAGTCCGCCACGAA AATTCTAA